A genomic window from Pungitius pungitius chromosome 12, fPunPun2.1, whole genome shotgun sequence includes:
- the LOC119220576 gene encoding gastrula zinc finger protein XlCGF57.1-like: MSEVHVLKYLVKQRLTEAAEEIFGLFERTIAEYEEEASRLKEDNERLKKHLHAVFNPEVRIQRADLQQLLVIKEEQQEDPEPPNVKEEQEDPEPPNVKEEQEDPEPPNVKEEQEDSEPRPTKDEQLQGLEKADMKVLYTPVKSENDVEEALSSHLYQRHTKQMETEGDGEDSRVPEPDRNSCLDCPSEPDSNENTEDSSEPKDSDDRKETFGCLKKMKRHMMTHTSGKPFSCSECGKCFTASGSLKAHMRCHTGEKPFSCSECGKCFTVSGRLKRHMRCHTGEKPFSCSECGKCFTVSGRLKRHMRCHTGEKPFSCSECGKCFTVSGSLKAHMRCHTGAKPFSCSECGKCFTKNGSLKAHMRFHTGEKPFSCSECGKCFIVSGSLKRHMRCHTGEKPFSCSECGKRFRESGQLKKHTRFHTGAKPFSCSECGKCFPVSGRLKTHMRCHTGEKPFSCSECGKCFTENGSLKTHMRCHTGEKPFSCSECGKCFTKNGSLKTHMRCHTGEKPFSCSECGKCFTVSGNLKTHMRCHTGEKPFSCSECGKCFTVSGNLKTHMIFHTGEKPFSCSECGKCFSESGQLKKHTRCHTGEKPFSCSECGKCFTVSGSLKTHMRFHTGEKPFSCSECGKCFTVSGSLKTHMRCHTGEKPVLTLHVI; encoded by the exons atgtcgGAAGTCCATGTGCTGAAATatttagtgaagcagcgactcacggaggctgctgaagagatatttgggctgtttgaaagaacaatagcagagtacgaggaggaagcttctagattaaaagaggacaacgagcgactgaagaaacatctgcacgctgtttttaaccctgaagtccgcatccaaagagcag acctccagcagcttcttgtgattaaggaagagcagcaggaggatccagagccccccaacgttaaagaggaacaggaggatccagagccccccaacgttaaagaggaacaggaggacccagagccccccaacgttaaagaggaacaggaggactcAGAGCCCCGCCCCACTAAAGACgagcagcttcaagggctggagaaGGCTGACATGAAGGTCTTATACACtcctgtgaaaagtgaaaatgatGTAGAGGAAGCTCTGTCCTCTCACCTTTATCAGAGACATActaaacagatggagacagaaggtgatggagaggacagtAGAGTACCAGAACCAGACAGGAACTCTTGTCTAGATTGTCCCTCAGAACCAGATAGCAatgaaaatactgaagactCTTCTGAGCCTAAGGACAGTGATGATCGGAAGGAAACATTTGGTTGCCTTAAAAagatgaagagacacatgatgacccacacatcagggaaacctttcagctgctcagagtgtggtaaatgtttcactgcaaGTGGAAGTCTTAAggcacacatgagatgtcacacaggggaaaagccttttagctgctcagagtgtggtaaatgtttcactgtaagtgGACGTCttaagagacacatgagatgtcacacaggggaaaagccttttagctgctcagagtgtggtaaatgtttcactgtaagtgGACGTCttaagagacacatgagatgtcacacaggggaaaagccttttagctgctcagagtgtggtaaatgtttcactgtaagtggaagtcttaaggcacacatgagatgtcacacaggggcaaaacctttcagttgctcagagtgtggtaaatgtttcactaaaaaTGGAAGTCTTAAGGCACACATGAGatttcacacaggggaaaagccttttagctgctcagagtgtggtaaatgtttcattgtaagtggaagtcttaagagacacatgagatgtcacacaggggaaaagccttttagctgctcagagtgtggtaaacgTTTCAGAGAAAGcggacaactgaagaaacacACGAGATTTCACACAGGGGcaaaacctttcagttgctcagagtgtggtaaatgtttccccGTAAGTGGacgtcttaagacacacatgagatgtcacacaggggaaaagccttttagctgctcagagtgtggtaaatgtttcactgaaaatggaagtcttaagacacacatgagatgtcacacaggggaaaaacctttcagctgctcagagtgtggtaaatgtttcactaaaaatggaagtcttaagacacacatgagatgtcacacaggggaaaaacctttcagctgctcagagtgtggtaaatgtttcactgtaagtggaaatcttaagacacacatgagatgtcacacaggggaaaaacctttcagctgctcagagtgtggtaaatgtttcactgtaagtggaaatcttaagacacacatgatatttcacacaggggaaaagccttttagctgctcagagtgtggtaaatgtttcagtgaaagcggacaactgaagaaacacacgagatgtcacacaggggaaaaacctttcagttgctcagagtgtggtaaatgtttcactgtaagtggaagtcttaagacacacatgagatttcacacaggggaaaaacctttcagctgctcagagtgtggtaaatgtttcactgtaagtggaagtcttaagacacacatgagatgtcacacaggagaaaaaCCTGTGCTCAcgttacatgttatttag
- the LOC134133006 gene encoding putative nuclease HARBI1 translates to MDYLEYLNEDQHARQRPARRILLDRSDPLNQFDEITFRDRFRMHKENALEIITLLEPRLSSLSQRGRPVSNQLQVLITLRFLACGIFHRETGDLCGVSEPTVCRIVHKVCSAICELRSLYIKFPDAAGQANYKVQFYEYGHFPGVIGCIDGCHVPIKCPSTPDAEEYRNRKNCFSINVQGVCTPNLEFSNIVARWKGATHDSRIFLNSSLCAQFESGQHSGLLLGDSGYGQSNYLFTPHLNPTTAEQQRYNRAHIRTRGMIERMFGVWKTRFQCLRNTLRFKPRRCCKVIIATAVLHNYLKQHGCPDLPMEDQDDADVPMVAEAANDQRGLAHRAAFTVQHFSI, encoded by the coding sequence ATGGACTATTTGGAATATCTAAATGAGGACCAACATGCACGACAAAGGCCAGCCAGACGAATACTGCTGGATAGGAGTGATCCATTGAATCAGTTTGATGAAATAACTTTTCGAGACCGCTTTCGTATGCACAAGGAAAATGCATTGGAGATAATTACTTTGCTTGAGCCTagactttcctctctgtctcaaaGAGGAAggcctgtgtccaatcaactgCAAGTTCTGATCACTTTGAGGTTCTTGGCATGTGGAATCTTTCATCGTGAAACTGGTGATTTGTGTGGTGTCAGTGAACCAACTGTATGTAGAATAGTTCACAAAGTCTGCAGTGCCATTTGTGAACTGAGGAGTCTTTACATCAAGTTccctgatgctgctgggcaaGCCAACTATAAAGTGCAATTCTATGAATATGGGCACTTTCCAGGAGTGATTGGCTGTATAGACGGATGTCATGTTCCCATCAAGTGTCCATCAACTCCTGATGCAGAGGAATACAGGAATCGTAAGAACTGTTTTTCAATCAATGTTCAGGGTGTATGCACTCCTAATTTGGAGTTTTCAAACATTGTTGCCCGTTGGAAAGGTGCAACCCATGATTCAAGGATTTTTCTCAACTCTTCATTGTGTGCACAATTTGAGAGTGGACAACATAGTGGACTACTACTTGGTGATAGTGGATATGGTCAGAGTAACTATTTATTCACACCACATCTAAATCCCACAACAGCTGAGCAGCAAAGGTACAACAGAGCTCATATCCGTACTAGAGGGATGATCGAGCGTATGTTTGGAGTATGGAAAACTCGATTCCAGTGCTTACGAAATACGCTTCGTTTCAAGCCAAGAAGATGCTGCAAAGTGATCATTGCTACAGCTGTGCTGCACAACTACCTGAAGCAGCATGGCTGTCCTGACCTGCCAATGGAAGATCAGGATGATGCAGATGTGCCCATGGTGGCAGAGGCAGCCAATGACCAGCGAGGACTTGCACACAGAGCTGCTTTCAcagtgcagcacttcagcatttaa